CGATTTGTGAGCcgaatttctgaaaatatattttcacctaaacaacttcaaaaatcaactgaaaaaaatcgGTATTATTATAGTAGTTTAATTGGGTGTAGACAATTATTCCAAAGAATCAAATTGAATCATGGACGATAATTGAGCTCATAAACTAAGTATAAATCACCGCCATTTTAGGCTACAACtttatatatttacaaaacttACCTATGTTTCTCCTTCTCTTTCTCCTTATTCTTATCTCTATCCCTACTTCTCTCCGTTTCTCGGCTTCCTGACCTACTCCGTTTATCCTTCTTCTTCTCCTTGTGCCTGGACCGGTCTCTGCTTCTCGACCTTTTCCTGCCTTTCTCCACCTCCCTGCTCGAAGATCTACGGCTTTTATGCTCTTTATTCTTCTCTCTCCTCTCTTTACCAGAGTGTAGTTCTTTCATTTTATCTTTATGCTGATTTTTGGAGGAGCCTCGTTTGTCTTTGTTCTTGTCCCGATCTTTGGAGAGCAACTTAGGGTCTGCGCCCATGTCTAATGTTGAACCTTCAGTTAAACTTTTGATGATGTCGGTGTTGTCGGTTATGGTGCTCGGACGGTCTTCCAATACTTCTTCGCCTGTTGACGTTTTTATATTATGCGTGAAGTGCGGGAAAATGGGGAATTGATTTACCTTTGTGGGTTTTGAGAACGTATTGTCTGTTGCAGTTTAACAACTCAATTTCGGACTTCTTGATCATGTCCAATTGGTGTTTGGCTTCTTGTTCTCGCCATTTGGCCAATTCCTGACTAGCCATGTCATCAGGGGAAAGGCGAACCTACGATTTAAAGACATCCTATATAATTTCGTGATCATATACTCCTATTATGCGTCTGAATGAAAACTccctatataaaatttcattgacgTATTCACAGACATGCTTACCAGTTCATATGAACTAATGCTTCTCTCGCAAATTCTTCTCCATAAAGTCTGATTTTTCGCGtcttttatattgaaaataagactgcgatatttgtttttatatttctgtCCAATATCTCCGAAACACTTGAAGAGTTCTGCCTCGATTTCTATGGATATATTCTTCACCTTAcgtaaaaattcacaaattttcatttgtcgTTTTAAGTCAATAAAACCTTCATACCTCGTCCTCAGTGAGCTTGATCTCACTACCTTTAAGCCGTACTATGAGCTGCTCAAACACAGTTTTCTGAACATTATCCCTAATATCCTCAGCTTTCGCCTGAGGCGTCTGCGCATCTTCCTTCGGAGTTTTTGCCTTTGGAGTCTTCGGTTTTGCCTCTTTTGGAGTCTCTTTTTTTGGAGTTTCCTTCTTCGGCGTCTTCGGAACCGGAATAGAGGGCAAGATCGGCGTTAGAATAGTTTGcacttggattttttttggagtCTGTTCTTTAAGATTCAACGATGGCTGTAGCGGCTGAGGCTGAATGAGCTTGATTTTCGAGTCCTTTGGGGCCGAGTCTTTATTATGTgttattgtaataattttaaacctcTTGGGGGTGGACGATGATTGGGGGGAATGTTTCGGCGCATGTGCCATGATCCCCACGTTAACTCCTCGCTGTTGTACGGCAACTGAGACTCCGTCATTGTTAGagttttttaccaattttagttttgattGAGTGAGTTGTCCGGGCTGGAAAACATACGCtgataagtaattttttttcggataataatttatttacccTAGCTTTGGTTGTTACGACTTTTCCCGCAGATTTTACAACTTCATATCCGGGGTGTTGTTTCAGCCACTGGTCCAAATTTGTAGCGCTAGGAGCTTTGGCTCCGGTTAACATTTTTCCTGTGGTTCTCTCAAAGACTACCACCTAATAGTACAGTCAATAAAGAAgttaaaacaacaataaaacttACTCGTTCAATCCCCTGAGCATGCGCCAATATACAATTCTCGGAACAATAAATTGAGCTCTTTCTGGAAGGTTTCTGGCACACCACGCAAGGTACAGCAGAGGCGGCACTAGTAGTTCCTCTCTCCTTTTGGCTTTTCTTTGCAGAATTGTTACTATCCGTTGATTGACGAGAGTTATGAGAAGCTTTTCTTATTCTTCTCGCAGCCGCTTTAGGTCTCTTTAAGGAGGGAtcctgaaaataataataatgttttaaaacctAACCACTAACGttctatttaatatttatagacTCGTAGTTTGTTCATACTTTTTTGAAGACTCATTACAGTTTTTAAACTCCAAGAAGTCCTTTAATCactaatttttagttaaaatattcAGCTTAATTAACTTACCATACAGAACAAACATATCCACTCTTTTCCCTCAGACTCCATTTGCTGACCCATGCCTTTAGTGATGTTCACGCACTTGCCGTGATACCACTCCTCGCACGTATCACAGCAAATCATGAAGCGATTGTTGTGCGGTTGGTTACAGATGCACCATAATTTATTGGGGTCGTCTTCGGATTCTTCTTCTTCATCCCCAGAACTGTCCAATTCGTTACCGGACACGTGTTCATCGTCTAAAGGTTTGTGAACCGTCCTAaagaaatgaataaaaaatatagttcACTTTGTGAACACCAAACCTCAACCTTCGAATTTACAATCGTCATGTGTATAGAAGACACCTCAAACGTTACGTTAAGGCATGATCAATTACCTTTCTTTATTCCTATTATCCACTTTAATGGTTGGTTgcctttcaaaaaaacaaacacttaAACATATCGAATCTccatcaaattaataaacgcTAAAATCACTTACTTGAAACACGGTTTAGGCTTAACTGGCTCCTCTTTACGTTTGTTTCTGCTTCTTGTAGTGGGTCTCTCAATGGGTGGAAGCACCAAAATCCGTCCGTCAGGCCGTACTATTTGTTTACCCTGTTTAATAATCTCGCCTTGCTGAGATTCCTAACCGAAATTATAAGAGagcattattaaaaaataaataggtaGTGTATAGTACATGTAAGTGTTTGATTAAGCCATTTACTTACCGATGTCGACGTATTGGAGCTCTCAGACACTTGCGAAGACATGTCCATGGCTTCCTGTATGCCACTAGTGTCCAAAACTCCGTCATTAATCCCCTTATCAATGgcgttttgaagctctgtattCGACACGAGCTGCTTGGCCACCTGATACAAAATGTCCTCAGAGATCATGTCATTATTTATGTTATCCAGTATCGATTGATCCAAATCCAACCCGGACTCTGCCAAACTCAAATTGTCCGAATCCGCTGTATTGTTTAGATGGATGGGAACGTCTGGTATAGCAGTGGTGTTCGTGGTGTACGTTCTGGTTTCATCGTTCATTATTATGGCCCTGAAATATTGTCGGGATTATTTAATCTGTGAGAAATATCCAGTAGGGCTGAGATATTCTTTCATAGACTTCGTACTTATACGGGACATTTTAagtgcgtttttttttcccaatataaaataataaaatataaaatattttctcaccTGATATCCTGCGCACTCGGAATATCCTCAGATATGCTCTCATCATTGGATTCTTGAGACGACTTTGAAGAACTATCATCTAGTTTTGAGTGTTGATGCTCAAGCTTCAAAGAAGTTTTGCTGGAATCTGAATTGAAATCAGACCGCCTTCTATCGTGGTGATGGGTGCGTACTACTGAATGTTCCAATTTACTGGACTTCTCCTCAacacttttaaaatgttttggcTTCTCAACGCTGTCCCTTCGGTCCTTATTCCTAACCTCTGTGCtactaaaagtatttttaagtcTAAAGAActcttacaaaattaaaaataatttacctgCTTCTATGATGATGGGTGTGGTGCTTCTCATCTACACTCGATCGGCTCGATTTCGAAAGTATTTCAGTAGTCTGCTTAGAGCGAGATTCAGGACAAATTTTCCCCGGTTTCGAAGATCCAGGAGTTTCAAACTTAAGCAAATTAGGAGTTTTATTCTGATCGGCAGTTTTTAGGGATTTCGTAGTTGGGGCAGTTTCAGGAGTTTGTGGGGTGCCTGGTTCTTTACCACTAACTTTCCGAATTATATCAGGAGTTGAAAATAAGGCAAAGTCGCCAGGGATTGGTTTCGGCggctcttttttcttttttggggGCTTTTTCTCTGGGGGTTtcacttcttttttttcttcggctTTTTCGTTCTTCTCCGCCAAGAGACCGTCAGACTTACCCGCAATTTTATCGCTTTCAGTCTTGTCCGAAATATTTACTTCAGGTTGCTCTGAATCGAGAGTCTAATTGAAAAAACgtacaaaaattttgatgattGAACACATTTCAAACAATTACCTTTTCAACTGTCCCTGTCGTTTTCACACTGAACTCCTCACTTTCTTTACCTACTTCTccctttttctttgtttttttcagCATTTTGGTGCCCTTAATAGCAGTTTCCTTAGGCGAAAACTCGTTTAAAATCTTTTGGCGTTTGCCTCTCTTTAagcctttttttcctttctttccTGTAATCTCTTCCTTGATATCAAAATCAGAATCATTTTCATCATCTTCAAATGCTAAAGAAAAGTCCTCTTCCTCTGATTCTATATGACATTGGagaataaaaacttttactttagctaaaaatacaaattttagaaGAGTTTTCTTACCCTCATCTTCATCCTCCATATCATCATCCTCTTCATCCGAATCTTCAGGCTCACTAACAGCCAATTTCGGTACAACTTTCTTCGGTCGACCTCTTTTCCTTTGTACAGCCTTGGGTGAAGTATGCAAGATCTattgaaagaaatattataataaaaacattttgtgaAGCATATGTAAggttaatatataattttttgatcatAAAACAACCTAAAAGGTCCATTTCAGCTTTCATAAACCATACTTCTTATTTACCTTTACTTTTCCCTTTGGTTTAGGAGTTAAAACCTTCTGCTCAATTAACccagatttttcttttaaagatGAGGTGCTACTAGTTGAAAGACTCTGTGCATTATTTTGAGCCGGAATTGTTATTgaagatataatttttatgcCTCCCCGTGGGGCATTTGAGGGAACTACAACAGCTTCAACAGCTTCAGCAGATTCTTCACTACCATGTAAAATACTCAGGGTTTTAGCTATAAATTAACTATGAGCAAAAGAAAACTGTGAGAATCAATAGTTTCAAACCTAGTTCATCATCTTCCTCTGCAGGAGATAAGGGCTCTTTCAGAGATGTTAAAGGGGTATAATCATGATCAAGTTGTATATTACGCAGATTACGAGACACAGAAGTGATGTCACCTGTATAAAATATAGCTACAATTCGAAGCAATACTTTGTTAATGTAAGACATTCATTTGTGAATGTAAGGCTTACCTTCTTCATTAGCAACTTCCATGTTATCAGGAATGTACATAACATTATCCACAATAACATCAATTCCCTTTTGGTTTTCATCACCTTTAccaatttgcattatttgaaGATTTGTCGGTCCAGATTTTGAGCCTACAATAGAGGACTAAATATGCATTATCTGGGTCAAGTGTACAATTAATAGATTGATTTTTCACTTAATTAAACAGCGAGGAACAGAGACTGAAAATCAAGTTTTATAACAAccataaattgaaattgagaaattatgaaaatcaaaaaatttgtgacaaaaatttaagaatgtAGACTGAAAGAAATATGTGTTTTACAGTCCTCAAAcacttatttataatatttgctCTTAGGGGGTATTTTCATATCAGATACAG
The sequence above is a segment of the Euwallacea fornicatus isolate EFF26 chromosome 16, ASM4011564v1, whole genome shotgun sequence genome. Coding sequences within it:
- the pps gene encoding death-inducer obliterator 1 isoform X8, with amino-acid sequence MANSVVKVTDVTDDSISDSLLLLIGKDGTVTPDKQTVENYLSSKSGPTNLQIMQIGKGDENQKGIDVIVDNVMYIPDNMEVANEEAIFYTGDITSVSRNLRNIQLDHDYTPLTSLKEPLSPAEEDDELAKTLSILHGSEESAEAVEAVVVPSNAPRGGIKIISSITIPAQNNAQSLSTSSTSSLKEKSGLIEQKVLTPKPKGKVKILHTSPKAVQRKRGRPKKVVPKLAVSEPEDSDEEDDDMEDEDEESEEEDFSLAFEDDENDSDFDIKEEITGKKGKKGLKRGKRQKILNEFSPKETAIKGTKMLKKTKKKGEVGKESEEFSVKTTGTVEKTLDSEQPEVNISDKTESDKIAGKSDGLLAEKNEKAEEKKEVKPPEKKPPKKKKEPPKPIPGDFALFSTPDIIRKVSGKEPGTPQTPETAPTTKSLKTADQNKTPNLLKFETPGSSKPGKICPESRSKQTTEILSKSSRSSVDEKHHTHHHRSSSTEVRNKDRRDSVEKPKHFKSVEEKSSKLEHSVVRTHHHDRRRSDFNSDSSKTSLKLEHQHSKLDDSSSKSSQESNDESISEDIPSAQDIRAIIMNDETRTYTTNTTAIPDVPIHLNNTADSDNLSLAESGLDLDQSILDNINNDMISEDILYQVAKQLVSNTELQNAIDKGINDGVLDTSGIQEAMDMSSQVSESSNTSTSESQQGEIIKQGKQIVRPDGRILVLPPIERPTTRSRNKRKEEPVKPKPCFKQPTIKVDNRNKERTVHKPLDDEHVSGNELDSSGDEEEESEDDPNKLWCICNQPHNNRFMICCDTCEEWYHGKCVNITKGMGQQMESEGKEWICLFCMDPSLKRPKAAARRIRKASHNSRQSTDSNNSAKKSQKERGTTSAASAVPCVVCQKPSRKSSIYCSENCILAHAQGIERVVVFERTTGKMLTGAKAPSATNLDQWLKQHPGYEVVKSAGKVVTTKARPGQLTQSKLKLVKNSNNDGVSVAVQQRGVNVGIMAHAPKHSPQSSSTPKRFKIITITHNKDSAPKDSKIKLIQPQPLQPSLNLKEQTPKKIQVQTILTPILPSIPVPKTPKKETPKKETPKEAKPKTPKAKTPKEDAQTPQAKAEDIRDNVQKTVFEQLIVRLKGSEIKLTEDEVKNISIEIEAELFKCFGDIGQKYKNKYRSLIFNIKDAKNQTLWRRICERSISSYELVRLSPDDMASQELAKWREQEAKHQLDMIKKSEIELLNCNRQYVLKTHKGEEVLEDRPSTITDNTDIIKSLTEGSTLDMGADPKLLSKDRDKNKDKRGSSKNQHKDKMKELHSGKERREKNKEHKSRRSSSREVEKGRKRSRSRDRSRHKEKKKDKRSRSGSRETERSRDRDKNKEKEKEKHRNSAHKSSRHKKHETISSTDSLDKRSKEILEQLNKIAPPVETRLWEHVSQEDIALVGADTDSDHEVPSSTVMIPTPPRIQDAEDFPSQSSDDSKLSTGPKDVETEDEPPISPQSRKSPTEMWTGTINMVDVAQIAITAHEVSGDCSGLNKELSANLDIVGRISPDTVWDYIGKMRSSNSKIISLIRLNATNMEEQMPYLALYSYLSSRNRLGVVKSTNKAIKDFYILPLAAQKPIPQALLPLNGPGFEEARPALLLGIIVRDRRKRPHGEPVPSHGTSHKKNRIEGHVVQNPPLRSYTPPPVPPEVVPAPLPPLPPAPKVSSRVPKVDPRLAKFNQPPPLAPELPESPPTSGNTPAFLSPLMSLVTPPQPVPPPIAPKQEPLTPNDDDEPYSPEDSDPDTTATETPSVLTATTAISINSASITTESYVPIPGLGDDTHLSAKKMDIQRQMEELNKQIEMQKCEITSITKNIATAESKIVGSALASIALPSNLQQILDSIKTIGSTSVGESVVTAVSPVPAKEPPPTAGISSDLTIPLMIPKSFSRPLASSHDIPNTIPLNLPNKSKLTPPFVASPEEKIVSDPDKPSVLSSLSEEDLIRKAAEMLKESPEEKSSKRERSPAPRPSKSEKKPISFSIAKRPKSDVALPPLPGMDD